In one window of Oryza sativa Japonica Group chromosome 9, ASM3414082v1 DNA:
- the LOC4346845 gene encoding uncharacterized protein — MAGGKKRKAEAARLEETDRALYGAFRGAANSLSQLYTLAMGGQKLSFQAGERHAMEKLYEWILRQHENGLRLTVADIASHIQHEIQYGGDNASASPRSQHASQSTQATVPIPNTMSQQPSPNLFALGNTGLVQSKNSAVFSNALSSPVRRSLQPFHLEQGGDAGYFANGVNRDQNSTASNDSSMDMHSDSPAHDSY; from the exons ATGGCGGGGGGGAAGAAgcggaaggcggaggcggcgcggctggaggaGACGGACAGGGCGCTGTACGGGGCGTTCCGGGGCGCGGCCAACTCGCTGTCCCAGCTCTACACGCTCGCCATgggcggccagaagctctcctTCCAGGCCGGCGAGCGCCACGCCATG GAAAAGCTCTATGAATGGATCTTGAGGCAGCATGAAAATGGCTTGAGGCTGACAGTTGCTGATATAGCCTCGCACATCCAG CACGAGATCCAGTATGGAGGTGACAATGCATCAGCCTCTCCAAGATCACAGCATGCAAGCCAAAGCACTCAAGCTACAGTGCCTATTCCCAACACAATGAGCCAGCAGCCATCACCAAACTTATTTGCGCTAGGAAATACAGGATTGGTGCAGTCCAAGAACTCAGCGGTCTTTTCAAATGCACTATCTAGCCCCGTTCGCCGGAGCCTGCAACCATTCCACCTGGAGCAGGGTGGCGATGCGGGGTACTTCGCAAACGGCGTTAACCGCGATCAAAACTCGACGGCTTCGAACGATTCATCCATGGACATGCATTCAGACAGCCCAGCTCATGACTCTTACTGA
- the LOC136351791 gene encoding uncharacterized protein, translating into MMGLQESSIGGRTASFFHYQRLECRDDGGPPRPSRWRWLPALDGKPAATPCLFHVKKLKWSRITSVLLPRKVVAELSSKIRRAGATTMEGATDICPTIIFASQWGLPVLSRPLLAGNKARYLHHGKGF; encoded by the coding sequence ATGATGGGCTTGCAGGAATCCAGCATCGGTGGTCGGACGGCCAGCTTCTTCCACTACCAGAGGCTGGAATGCCGGGATGACGGTGGCCCGCCGCGGCCATCCAGGTGGCGGTGGCTGCCGGCCCTCGACGGTAAGCCGGCAGCCACCCCCTGTCTCTTCCATGTCAAGAAGCTGAAATGGAGCAGGATCACCTCGGTCCTCCTGCCAAGGAAGGTGGTGGCGGAGCTCTCCTCCAAGATCCGCCGTGCCggggcgacgacgatggagggCGCCACCGACATCTGCCCGACCATCATCTTCGCGTCGCAGTGGGGGCTCCCGGTGCTCTCCAGGCCATTGCTGGCTGGTAACAAGGCCAGGTATCTTCACCATGGGAAGGGCTTCTGA
- the LOC4346844 gene encoding uncharacterized protein, with product MEGKETKNTVAAAASSSPLFSFSNSNASFGFGFGFSASSGPPPPPPPPAVEVLLSEESPVAAGELEPVVIDDSLSIYKGRASTSDVFGVKNSDLVPGKYEGGLKLWEGSLDLVKTLNSDIKEDRLLLEGKRVLELGCGHGLPGIYAILKGAVLVHFQDFNAEVLRCLTIPNVKANLLKESSEEKFTSGSVGFFAGDWSEIDSLLLRGDADLDKSTNSHENDTAYNGYDIILMAETVYAVSSLPNLYRLIKKCLRYPGGIVYMAGKKHYFGVGGGTRHFVRLVTEDGAMQSDLLAEVADGSSNVREVWKLSFK from the exons ATGGAGGGCAAAGAGACCAAGAACAccgtcgctgccgctgcctcctcctcccctctcttctccttctccaacTCCAACGCTTCCttcggcttcggcttcggcttcAGCGCGTCATCcggacctcctccgccgccgccgccgccagccgtcgAGGTGCTCCTCTCCGAG GAATCGCCCGTCGCGGCCGGCGAATTGGAGCCTGTGGTGATTGATGACTCCCTGTCGATTTACAAG GGGAGAGCAAGTACTTCTGATGTTTTTGGAGTCAAAAACTCTGATTTAGTCCCAGGGAAATATGAAG GTGGGTTGAAGCTCTGGGAAGGTTCACTAGACTTGGTGAAGACTTTAAACTCAGACATCAAAGAAGACCGATTGCTTTTAGAAGGCAAACGTGTATTGGAG CTAGGATGTGGACATGGCCTCCCTGGTATCTATGCTATTCTTAAG GGTGCTGTTCTAGTCCACTTCCAAGATTTCAATGCTGAGGTCCTTAGATGCCTTACCATACCAAATGTAAAGGCTAATCTATTGAAGGAATCATCTGAAGAAAAGTTTACATCTGGTAGTGTTGGTTTCTTTGCTGGTGACTGGAGCGAAATTGACAGTCTGCTTCTTCGTGGAGATGCTGACCTGGATAAATCAACCAACAGTCATGAAAACGATACAGCGTATAATGGCTATGATATCATCCTTATGGCTGAGACTGTCTATGCAGTATCTTCCCTCCCTAATCTCTACAGGCTCATCAAGAAG TGCCTGCGCTACCCTGGAGGTATAGTTTACATGGCGGGTAAAAAGCATTACTTCGGAGTAGGTGGTGGCACAAGGCACTTTGTTCGCTTGGTTACAGAAGATG GGGCCATGCAGTCCGACCTACTTGCTGAAGTTGCTGATGGATCATCGAATGTTCGGGAGGTTTGGAAATTATCGTTCAAATAG